From the genome of Streptomyces sp. NBC_01142:
GATCTCGGTCCCCTCGCGCTGTCGTTCTGGCGCTGCGTGGGGGGTCTGGTGCTGCTGCTGGCCGCGCTCGCCCTGCGGAAGCGGCGGTCCGGGCGGTCCGGGTGGACAGGCGCGGCAGCCGCGGTGGGCGGTGCCCGCACAGGCGCGGAGCCGCGACGCCGCCGGTTGCTGCGCATTCTCGGTACGGGCATCGGGCTCACCCTCTTCCAGAGCAGCTACTTCGCGGCCGTGCAGTCGACGGGCCTCGCGGTCGGCACCGTGGTGACCCTGGGCGCGGGCCCCGTGCTCATCGCCGTGGGCGCGCGGCTGACCATGGGGGAGCGGCTCGGCCGGGGCGGCGTCATCGCTGTCGCCGGAGCCCTGGCCGGTCTCTTCGTCCTGGTGCTCGGCGGCGAGGGCGGGACGGTGCGGCCGGTCGGCGTCGCGCTCGCGCTGCTCTCCGCGGCCGGATACGCGGCCATCACCTTGCTGACGCGTTGGCTGGGGCGTGACGGGGGCGGCGGCGATGCACTCTCCACGACAGCGTGGGCCTTCGCCATCGGGTCGGTGGGGCTGTTGCCGACAGCGATCGCGGAGGGGCTGCTGCCGCACACCGCCGAACTCGCCCGTGTGGTCTGGCTGCTGGTCTATGTGGCGGCGGTGCCGACGGCTCTCGCGTACGCGCTCTACTTCGCGGGAGCGGCCGTGGTCCGGTCCGCGACCGTCTCGGTGATCATGCTCCTCGAACCGGTGAGCGCGGCGGCCATCGCCGTGAGTGTGCTGGGGGAGCGGCTGACGACGGCGACGGTGACGGGGACGTTGCTGCTGCTGACAGCGGTGGCGGGCCTCGCGGCGGCGGAAGTCCGGATCGCGTCCGTACGCAGGAGGGCCGAGGCGCCGGCGTAGCCGACCCCGCCTCATGGCGCCGACCCCGCCTCATGGCGCCGGCCACCCGAGGGGTGGCCGGCTGCCGGTCGGAGCGCCGGGAGGGCGTCGCAGCGTGAGCGAGGGTACGGACAGGAACGCGGGCGACAAACTCACCACGCTTCCGGTCACAGGGCGGTAGACCTGCGCTTCTTCGGTCTGCTCTGGGTGAGGGCCGCGCCCGCCAGGACGATCAGCGCTCCCACCGGGGTGTTCCAGCTCAGCTGCTCGTCCAGGAGCGTGACGCCCGCCGCGGTGGCGATGACCGGGATGAAGTACGTGACCATCTGCGCGGTCGTCGGGCCGACCTCCGCGACCAGTCCGTACTGGAGCAGTAGCGCGAAACCCGTCCCCAGAGCGCCGAGCGCGATCACCGCGAGCAGCGGGACGAGCGGGAAGGACGTCGGCAGTGTGGTGAACAGCGGCGTGACCACGGCGAGCTGGACGGTGGCGAGAAGCAACTGGGCCCCGGTCAGGGAGAGGTGGGAGTGGCTGCTGCCCGCCAGGGTGCGGCGTATGTAGATCCAGCCGATCGGGTAGCTCAGCGAGGCGAGCAGCGCCATCGCCGTACCGCCGAAGTCGAGCCCGGAGAAGCCCTGCCAGGCGCCGAGCACGGTCAGTACGCCGAGGAAGCCGATGCCGAGACCGGCGACCCGGCGGCGGGTGGGCCGGTCCTCGGAGAGCGCGACCACTGACAGGACCATCCCCCACAGCGGTGAGGTGGCATTGCAGATGCCGGCGAGCGTCGAGGGGATCGTCAGCTCGGAGTAGGCGAAGAGCGAGAACGGCAGCGCGTTGAGGAGGAAGGCGGCGACGGCGAGATGCATCCAGGTGCGGATTCCGCCGGGCAGCCGGTCCCTGCGCACCACCATGGCGACGGCCAGCACCGCCGTACCGAAGAAGAGCCTGCCGAAAGTGACCTGGAAGGGCGCGTACGCCCCGGTGCCGACCTTGATGAGGAGGAAGCTGAAGCCCCAGACGGCCGAGAGCACCGCGAACCGGATGCGCCAGTCGACCTTGCGGCGGCGTACGGCGCCGGTCGGTGTGCGGGTGGGTGCAGGAGTGGGGGCAGGAGTGGCGGCGGCAGGGACGGACGGGGTCCGCGAGGGGAGGGCGGTGCTCATGACGTCCATGCTCGGCGTTTGAATCTCGTAGGACAAGCGAGAATTATTTGAATGGTTCGCTTAGCATTGCTTACATGTTGAATCTGGAGCGCCTGCGGACCCTCGATGCCCTGGCCCGCCACGGCTCGGTGAGCGGAGCGGCCGACGGGCTGCATGTGACGACCTCGGCGGTCTCCCAGCAGATGGCGAAACTCGAGCGTGAGGTGGGCCAGCAGCTGGTGGCGAAGAACGGGCGCGGGGTCCGGCTCACCGATGCCGGCCGCCTCCTTGCCGACCATGCGGCGCGCATCCTCTCGCAGGTCGAGCTGGCCCAGGCCGACATCGAGGCACAGCGCGGCGAGGTGGTCGGGGAGGTGAGGGTGGGAGCGTTTCCGACGGCCGCCCGCGGGCTCTTCCCCGCGGCGATCACCTCACTGCGCAAGGACCACCCCGAGCTGCGCGTCCACTCGAGGGAGCTGGAGCCGGAGCAGGCGGTCAGGGAAGTGGTCAGGGGCGACCTCGACCTCGCGGTCGTGCTCGACTGGAACAACAAGCGGCTGCCCGTGCCGGGTGGGCTTGCGCAGGCCCATCTGCTCGACGACGTCCCCGATGTCGCCATGTCCGCGGATCATCCTCTGGCGGGCCGGGCGGAGGTGGATCTCGAGGAGTTCGCCGACGACGAGTGGGTGTCCTGGCCGGAGGGTGAATTCTGTTACGAGTGGCTGATGTTCACGCTGCGCTCCAAGGGCTTCGAGCCGCGCATCGCGCACATGGCGGAGGAACACCACACCCAACTGGCGCTCATCGCCGCCGGCCTCGGGGTGTGCGTCGCGCCGAGGCTGGGCCGGGGGCCCGTCCCGGAGGGCGTCGCACTCGTTCCCGTACGGCAGCGGATGCGCCGGCACGTGTACGCGGTGTGGCGGACGGACGCGGACCGCCGCCCGTCGATCAGGGCGGCGGTCGAGGCGCTGCGCGCGGCCGCCGGGTCCGGGATGTCGCGCGGGTCCGAGTGATCGCGCGGGTCCGCGATGTCGCGCGGGGCCGAGTGATCGTGCCGGTCCGAGGGATCGCGTCGCGGGTCCGAGGGATCCCGTGGGTCAGAGGCCTGACAGCTTCCTGAAGTCCCAGGACGCGATCGTGTCGGGGGTGAGCCGCAGCCAGGCGTGCCTGCCGTCGTGCGGCATCTCGTCCATGGCGAAGTTCTTCCGGGCGAACAGGCGCTCCGCTACGTCCAGTTCGGGGCACGGCTCACCGGTGCGCGGGGCCTCGCCCACGAAGGCGGCGGTGCCGGAGAGCTCGACGCCGCGCAGCTCGCCGTACTCGTCGCCGTCGTCGATCACGACGGCCACGCGCGGATCGTGCCGCAGCTCGGCCCAGCGGCGGCTGCGCGTGATGGAGTACAGCCACAGCGAGGTCCCGTCCCAGGCGAACCACAGTGCGCTGACATGCGGACGGCCGTCGGCGGAGACGGTGGCCACCCGGCAGGTGCGCTGCTCGGTCAGGAACGCGTCCAGCTCGCCAGGAGTCATCATGATGCGACGGCCCCGGCGCTGTGTGACGGCCATGTGCGGCCTCCCTCCTGGTGCTGACTAGGTGTCAGAAATCATGGAGGCTCTTTCTTCGTCGCGCAATGGCGGCTACTGTCGCGCGCCCGGTCCGATGCGATACGAGAAGAGAGCGTGGGAAGCCTTGCCGTCTTTCGAACAGCTCGCGGAACAGCTGGATGCGACCGGCGCGGTGCTGCTCACCGTCGAGTGTCAGGTGGGTGTCGTCGGAAAGGACAGCGCCCTGCCCGAACTCGCCGCGCAGGCCGCTTCGTCGGGCGCGCTCCACAATGTGGCACGCCTGGTCGCGGCCGCCCATGAAGCCGGTGTCCAGGTGCTCCACGCGGTTGCCGAGCGACGCCCCGACGGCCGTGGCGCCAACCACAACGCACGGCTCTTCCGGGCCGCGGGCCGACTGCCCGTGCAGCAGCACACCGGCACGACGGCCGTCCGTATCGCACCGCCGATCGAGGTCGCGGACGAAGACCTCGTCGTACGCAGACTGCACGGGCTGTCGCCCATCGCCGGCACGGACGTCGATGCGCTGCTGCGCAACCTCGGCTGCCGCACTCTCGTCGTCACTGGCGTCTCCGCCAATATCGCCATCCCCAACGCCGTCTTCGACGCGGTCAACCTCGGCTATACGGCGGTGGTCCCGAGCGACGCGATCGCGGGGGTGCCCGCCGAGTACACCCCCGCGATGATCCGCAACACGCTTGCGCTCGTCGCCACGATCGCCACCACCGACGAGGTGCTCTCCTGCTGGAAACGGCCGCGCCGCGTCACGCGAGCTTGATCGAGTCCCCTACGACGGTGATCGACGCGGGGGGCAGCGGCGAGGTGGCGGGCCCCACCGTGACGCTGCCGTCCGCGGCGCTGAACTTGCTTCCGTGACAGGGGCAGTTGATGGTGCCGTCGATGACGTCCTTGACCGCGCAGCCCTGGTGGGTGCACTTGGACGAGTACGCCTTGAACTCGCCGGCCTTCGGCTGTGTGACCACCACATCGCCGATGACCTTGCCGCCGCCCTCGGGAATGTCCGTGGTCTTGGCGAGTACCTTGCCACCGGCGTCCCCGCCCGCTTCTCCGCCGGCGGGCTTGTCGTTCACCGTCTGTCCGCCGTCGTCCGAGCCGCCGCAAGCGGTCAGCGCGACGGCGAGACCGGCTCCGCCCACCGTGGCGATGACGGTGCGGCGTGCCACGGTCCGTGCGGCT
Proteins encoded in this window:
- a CDS encoding Rieske (2Fe-2S) protein; the protein is MTGSQGAARTVARRTVIATVGGAGLAVALTACGGSDDGGQTVNDKPAGGEAGGDAGGKVLAKTTDIPEGGGKVIGDVVVTQPKAGEFKAYSSKCTHQGCAVKDVIDGTINCPCHGSKFSAADGSVTVGPATSPLPPASITVVGDSIKLA
- a CDS encoding LysR family transcriptional regulator, which codes for MLNLERLRTLDALARHGSVSGAADGLHVTTSAVSQQMAKLEREVGQQLVAKNGRGVRLTDAGRLLADHAARILSQVELAQADIEAQRGEVVGEVRVGAFPTAARGLFPAAITSLRKDHPELRVHSRELEPEQAVREVVRGDLDLAVVLDWNNKRLPVPGGLAQAHLLDDVPDVAMSADHPLAGRAEVDLEEFADDEWVSWPEGEFCYEWLMFTLRSKGFEPRIAHMAEEHHTQLALIAAGLGVCVAPRLGRGPVPEGVALVPVRQRMRRHVYAVWRTDADRRPSIRAAVEALRAAAGSGMSRGSE
- a CDS encoding pyridoxamine 5'-phosphate oxidase family protein produces the protein MAVTQRRGRRIMMTPGELDAFLTEQRTCRVATVSADGRPHVSALWFAWDGTSLWLYSITRSRRWAELRHDPRVAVVIDDGDEYGELRGVELSGTAAFVGEAPRTGEPCPELDVAERLFARKNFAMDEMPHDGRHAWLRLTPDTIASWDFRKLSGL
- a CDS encoding DMT family transporter gives rise to the protein MSNLPSTPSVGVPTVGVPVGRSLIYLIFAGVAWGTAGAAASLVFQVSDLGPLALSFWRCVGGLVLLLAALALRKRRSGRSGWTGAAAAVGGARTGAEPRRRRLLRILGTGIGLTLFQSSYFAAVQSTGLAVGTVVTLGAGPVLIAVGARLTMGERLGRGGVIAVAGALAGLFVLVLGGEGGTVRPVGVALALLSAAGYAAITLLTRWLGRDGGGGDALSTTAWAFAIGSVGLLPTAIAEGLLPHTAELARVVWLLVYVAAVPTALAYALYFAGAAVVRSATVSVIMLLEPVSAAAIAVSVLGERLTTATVTGTLLLLTAVAGLAAAEVRIASVRRRAEAPA
- a CDS encoding cysteine hydrolase; protein product: MPSFEQLAEQLDATGAVLLTVECQVGVVGKDSALPELAAQAASSGALHNVARLVAAAHEAGVQVLHAVAERRPDGRGANHNARLFRAAGRLPVQQHTGTTAVRIAPPIEVADEDLVVRRLHGLSPIAGTDVDALLRNLGCRTLVVTGVSANIAIPNAVFDAVNLGYTAVVPSDAIAGVPAEYTPAMIRNTLALVATIATTDEVLSCWKRPRRVTRA
- a CDS encoding DMT family transporter is translated as MSTALPSRTPSVPAAATPAPTPAPTRTPTGAVRRRKVDWRIRFAVLSAVWGFSFLLIKVGTGAYAPFQVTFGRLFFGTAVLAVAMVVRRDRLPGGIRTWMHLAVAAFLLNALPFSLFAYSELTIPSTLAGICNATSPLWGMVLSVVALSEDRPTRRRVAGLGIGFLGVLTVLGAWQGFSGLDFGGTAMALLASLSYPIGWIYIRRTLAGSSHSHLSLTGAQLLLATVQLAVVTPLFTTLPTSFPLVPLLAVIALGALGTGFALLLQYGLVAEVGPTTAQMVTYFIPVIATAAGVTLLDEQLSWNTPVGALIVLAGAALTQSRPKKRRSTAL